A single Vigna radiata var. radiata cultivar VC1973A chromosome 8, Vradiata_ver6, whole genome shotgun sequence DNA region contains:
- the LOC106772672 gene encoding transcription factor UNE12 → MANHPSEPPTDDFLEQILGLPTFASADHADASPMMLQLNSGDAAFHAPPYQLGLSLEQGKGGFLSPEDASGSGNRFRDDVVDTRPKNVFHGQPMPTTVPTAPHPPAVRPRVRARRGQATDPHSIAERLRRERIAERIRALQELFPSVNKTDRAAMLDEIVDYVKFLRLQVKVLSMSRLGGAGAVAPLVTDIPLSSVEEEGGEGRNQPAWEKWSNDGTERQVAKLMEENVGAAMQFLQSKALCIMPISLASAIYPSQPSDPSSIVKPETNPPS, encoded by the exons ATGGCCAATCACCCTTCCGAACCTCCCACCGACGACTTCCTCGAGCAAATCCTCGGCCTCCCCACCTTCGCCTCCGCCGACCACGCCGACGCTTCTCCGATGATGCTCCAGCTCAACTCCGGGGACGCCGCCTTCCACGCGCCGCCATACCAGCTCGGCCTCAGCTTGGAACAAGGTAAGGGAGGCTTCCTCTCGCCTGAAGATGCTTCTGGAAGCGGCAACCGCTTCCGCGACGACGTCGTTGATACCAGGCCTAAGAAC GTTTTTCATGGGCAACCCATGCCAACTACTGTTCCGACTGCCCCTCATCCACCAGCAGTGCGACCTAGAGTGCGCGCTAGAAGAGGACAGGCTACAGATCCACACAGTATAGCTGAAAGG TTGCGCAGAGAGAGAATAGCTGAAAGAATCAGGGCTTTGCAAGAACTGTTTCCTAGTGTCAACAAG ACAGATAGAGCTGCCATGCTGGACGAAATTGTGGATTATGTCAAGTTCTTAAGGCTTCAAGTAAAG GTTTTGAGCATGAGTAGATTGGGCGGAGCTGGTGCTGTAGCACCACTAGTGACCGATATCCCATTATCATCGGTGGAG GAAGAAGGCGGTGAAGGAAGAAACCAGCCTGCTTGGGAGAAGTGGTCAAATGATGGCACAGAAAGACAGGTAGCTAAGCTTATGGAAGAAAATGTTGGGGCTGCCATGCAGTTTCTTCAATCAAAAGCACTCTGCATAATGCCTATCTCACTGGCATCAGCAATATACCCATCACAACCATCTGATCCTTCTAGTATAGTTAAACCTGAAACTAATCCTCCTTCTTAG
- the LOC106770405 gene encoding uncharacterized protein LOC106770405, which produces MTKNQCSSCSWGSSHGASSSRGMVGSEMCYCGELAVLTVAKTPKNQGKHFWGCPNYRRSRYEEVRGCNFFKWHIEDNGDERDTTIGWQRRKIINLERSLLVCQKREKIVDCNEVVMNENEVVMNLVIFGYFKLVIL; this is translated from the exons ATGACAAAGAATCAGTGTTCCTCGTGCTCATGGGGGAGCTCTCATGGTGCTTCATCATCAAGAGGAATGGTTGGCAGCGAAATGTGCTATTGTGGAGAGCTTGCCGTATTGACAGTGGCAAAAACTCCTAAGAACCAGGGCAAGCATTTTTGGGGCTGCCCTAATTACAGGCGAAGTCGTTATGAAGAAGTGCGAGGatgtaatttcttcaaatggcACATTGAAGATAATGGAGATGAAAGGGATACTACAATTGGATGGCAAAGGAGAAAGATCATTAATTTGGAAAGATCACTTTTGGTTTGTCAGAAAAGGGAGAAG ATTGTTGATTGTAATGAGGTTGTAATGAATGAGAATGAGGTTGTAATGAACTTGGTTATATTTGGTTACTTTAAGTTggttatattataa
- the LOC106770407 gene encoding involucrin-like — protein sequence MGYRNVKELWYSLGGPVLEDRLELLSDDKGACNLVNIATMNCQAHLFVVHFISQPNYLHTLEYHSQSELGEIQGAEVEGGEVEGGELEVGDIEVGQVEVDEVGEQELPQVEDGQQELPEVEVGQQEVPQVGQQELPGQQEVRVEVGQQEVLEVEFGQEDGQHGEQGYAHDEVKGGQHAEEGDADVDVVVQEHAEIDEVSEGTSEDGEDNIDDGDDNIDGGVGDAEEKD from the exons ATGGGTTATAGAAATGTTAAGGAGTTATGGTATTCCCTGGGTGGCCCTGTATTAGAAGATAGGTTGGAATTGTTAAGTGATGACAAAGGTGCATGTAATTTGGTAAACATTGCTACAATGAATTGTCAAGCTCATTTGTTTGTGGTTCACTTCATATCCCAACCTAATTATCTTCATACGTTAGAATATCATAGTCAATCCGAGTTAGGTGAAATTCAAGGAGCTGAAGTTGAGGGAGGTGAAGTTGAAGGAGGTGAACTTGAGGTAGGTGATATTGAGGTTGGTCAAGTTGAGGTTGATGAAGTTGGTGAGCAAGAACTTCCTCAGGTTGAAGATGGTCAGCAAGAACTTCCTGAGGTTGAAGTTGGTCAGCAAGAAGTTCCTCAG GTTGGTCAGCAAGAACTTCCTGGTCAGCAAGAAGTTCGGGTGGAAGTTGGTCAACAAGAAGTTCTTGAGGTTGAATTTGGTCAGGAAGATGGTCAACATGGTGAACAAGGTTATGCGCATGATGAAGTTAAGGGTGGTCAACATGCTGAAGAAGGTGATGCTGATGTTGATGTAGTTGTTCAGGAACATGCTGAAATTGATGAGGTTTCTGAAGGTACTTCTGAAGATGGTGAGGATAATattgatgatggtgatgataaTATTGATGGTGGAGTGGGGGATGCTGAGGAAAAGGACTAG
- the LOC106770406 gene encoding uncharacterized protein LOC106770406, translated as MKEYRWQLGAYFVEKDDFIDAIRSCGVHNGRKLKLWKNDKRRISVKCYVSQGKCPWYAYCGYMSTQRTWQLRKIVDMHTCTREFKIGLVTSKWLSGRLEKSMKTNPDMKMTNLHNKFCKKYNIGVSRARTSRAKAMATTNIEGSYKQQYERLYDYAEELLRANPGSTVKINVEPNQDQTIFKRIYVCLKACKDNFLSCRPIIHLDGCFLKGKYGGELLTIIGRYANDQMCPLAFAVVEVENKESWTFFLELLIEDLGGGGFCSRCTFMSDQQKGLLPVLQSLLPDVDQHYCVRHIYSNFRKKFPGLNLRQLLWKAAVSTTPEAWEHWSRSRFTGRPACDTLVNNIFEGFNSVILDAREKPIISMLEEIQMYLMNSWSGMQIFQITHTSIIVEKYVVDVEKRECTCRKWTITGIPCCHALTAMRTSTPDIQPPPKRVLPGRPRKKRRPESWEQRKDDTQIGQKGIPKKCSICREVRHRRPNYPQANQQQPQEGTPHQKPVPDQEPTSHQEATLHPTQGSQITEQTQPDQTTTAI; from the exons ATGAAAGAATATAGATGGCAACTTGGAGCATATTTCGTTGAAAAAGATGACTTCATTGATGCAATTAGAAGTTGTGGAGTACACAATGGTAGAAAGTTGAAGCTGTGGAAGAATGATAAGAGAAGAATTAGCGTGAAATGTTATGTCTCACAAGGGAAATGTCCCTGGTACGCTTATTGTGGATATATGAGTACCCAGCGTACATGGCAGCTAAGAAAGATTGTGGACATGCATACTTGTACTAGAGAATTCAAAATTGGTCTAGTTACCTCTAAATGGTTAAGCGGCAGGTTGGAGAAGAGCATGAAAACAAATCCTGATATGAAAATGACAAATCTGCATAACAAATTCtgtaagaaatataatattggtGTGTCTAGGGCTAGAACAAGTAGAGCAAAGGCAATGGCAACAACCAACATTGAGGGTAGCTACAAACAACAATATGAAAGACTCTATGATTATGCAGAGGAGTTACTGCGGGCAAACCCAGGCTCAacagttaaaattaatgtagAACCAAACCAAGATCAAACCATATTCAAGAGAATTTATGTGTGTTTAAAAGCATGTAAGGACAACTTTCTATCCTGTAGACCAATTATACATTTGGATGGTTGTTTCTTAAAAGGGAAATATGGAGGTGAGCTTTTAACTATTATTGGAAGATATGCTAATGACCAGATGTGTCCCTTAGCTTTTGCTGTAGTTGAAGTAGAGAATAAGGAATCATGGACATTTTTCTTGGAATTATTAATTGAGGATCTTGGAGGTGGGGGATTTTGTTCAAGGTGCACATTTATGTCAGATCAACAAAAA GGACTTCTGccagttttacaaagtttattgCCTGATGTGGACCAACATTACTGTGTCAGAcacatttattcaaattttaggaagaaatttcCTGGCTTAAACCTCAGACAATTACTATGGAAGGCTGCAGTATCAACAACTCCTGAAGCATGGGA ACATTGGTCTAGATCCAGGTTTACAGGAAGACCTGCTTGTGACACACTTGTCAACAACATATTTGAAGGTTTTAACAGTGTGATCTTAGATGCACGGGAAAAACCAATAATATCAATGTTGGAAGAGATTCAAATGTACTTGATGAACAG TTGGTCAGGGATGCAAATATTTCAGATCACCCATACATCCATCATTGTTGAGAAGTATGTGGTTGATGTTGAAAAAAGAGAATGTACCTGTAGAAAGTGGACAATAACAGGAATACCTTGCTGCCATGCACTCACAGCCATGAG GACTTCAACACCTGATATTCAGCCTCCACCAAAAAGAGTCTTGCCAGGTAGACCACGAAAGAAAAGAAGACCTGAAAGTTGGGAGCAAAGGAAGGATGATACACAAATTGGACAAAAAGGAATTCCTAAGAAATGTTCCATATGTAGAGAAGTAAGGCATAGAAGACCTAACTACCCTCAAGCAAATCAACAACAACCCCAAGAAGGTACACCACACCAGAAACCTGTACCAGACCAGGAACCTACCTCACACCAGGAAGCTACACTACACCCCACTCAAGGAAGTCAGATTACTGAACAAACCCAGCCAGATCAAACAACAACAGCAATTTAG